A section of the Triticum dicoccoides isolate Atlit2015 ecotype Zavitan chromosome 7A, WEW_v2.0, whole genome shotgun sequence genome encodes:
- the LOC119327774 gene encoding putative pentatricopeptide repeat-containing protein At3g13770, mitochondrial, with product MLVTLGFRRAAVPRLARRDMCGAAVRRTTASGLVAVAGGGASFHDYDAAITACVERRALKQGRQVHAHMVTARYRPPVYLATRLVIMYARCGALDDARNVLDGMPERNVVSWTAMISGYSQSGRHAEALELFVQMLRAGCKPNEFTFATVLTSCSGPQSIHQVKQVHSLVAKTNFESHMFVGSSLLDMYAKAGNIQEARKVFDMLPERDTVSCTAIISGYAQLGLDDEALDLFRQLYSAGMQCNYVTFTTLLTSLSGLASLDYGKQVHGLILRKKLPFFVVLQNSLIDMYSKCGKLLYSRRVFDHMPQRSAISWNAMLMGYGRHGIGHEVVQLFRTMTEEVKPDSVTLLAVLSGCSHGGLVDEGLDIFDLIVKEQNAVLSIGHYGCVIDLLGRSGRLQKALYLIQDMPFEPTPAIWGSLLGACRVHFNVSVGEVVAQRLLDMEPGNAGNYVILSNIYAAAGMWKDVFRVRNLMLEKTVTKEPGQSWIILDKVIHTFRSSDRFHPRKKDIDAKIKEIYVDIKAAGFVPDLSCVLHDVDDEQKERMLLGHSEKLAVTFGLMNTPPGLTIRVMKNLRICVDCHNFAKFVSKVYGREISLRDKNRFHLLTDGACTCGDYW from the exons ATGCTCGTGACGCTCGGGTTCCGGCGTGCCGCCGTGCCCCGCCTCGCACGCCGCGACATGTGTGGTGCGGCGGTTCGGCGAACCACAGCGTCGGGTTTGGTGGCGGTGGCCGGGGGCGGAGCGAGCTTCCACGACTACGACGCCGCCATCACGGCGTGCGTCGAGAGGCGGGCGCTCAAGCAAGGAAGGCAGGTGCACGCGCACATGGTCACGGCGAGGTACCGCCCGCCCGTGTACCTGGCCACGCGGCTGGTCATCATGTACGCGAGGTGCGGCGCGCTGGACGACGCGCGCAACGTGCTCGACGGGATGCCGGAACGGAATGTGGTGTCCTGGACGGCCATGATCTCGGGCTACTCGCAGAGCGGCCGGCACGCCGAGGCGTTGGAGCTGTTCGTCCAGATGCTTAGAGCTG GATGCAAGCCTAATGAATTCACTTTCGCAACTGTTCTTACATCATGTTCTGGCCCTCAAAGCATACACCAGGTCAAGCAAGTCCATTCTCTCGTTGCCAAAACAAATTTTGAGTCGCACATGTTTGTCGGGAGCTCCCTTCTTGACATGTACGCCAAGGCAGGGAATATCCAAGAAGCTCGGAAGGTGTTCGACATGCTTCCGGAAAGAGACACTGTTTCCTGTACTGCCATTATATCTGGCTATGCTCAGCTGGGCCTTGATGATGAAGCCTTGGACTTGTTCAGGCAGTTGTACAGTGCAGGGATGCAATGCAATTATGTCACTTTTACGACCCTTCTCACTTCATTATCTGGGCTGGCCTCCCTGGATTATGGCAAGCAAGTTCATGGACTAATACTTCGTAAAAAGTTACCATTTTTTGTTGTTCTACAGAATTCTTTGATTGATATGTACTCCAAATGCGGCAAGCTGTTATACTCAAGGAGGGTATTTGATCACATGCCACAAAGATCAGCCATCAGTTGGAATGCAATGCTTATGGGATATGGTAGACATGGCATAGGGCATGAAGTCGTTCAGCTCTTTAGAACTATGACTGAAGAAGTGAAGCCTGACAGCGTTACCCTGTTGGCTGTTTTATCTGGTTGTAGTCACGGTGGGCTGGTTGATGAGGGCCTTGACATATTCGATCTTATAGTAAAAGAACAAAATGCAGTTCTCAGCATTGGGCATTATGGGTGTGTTATTGATCTTCTTGGACGCTCTGGACGACTACAGAAGGCTTTATATTTGATACAAGATATGCCATTTGAGCCGACTCCAGCAATTTGGGGTTCATTGCTTGGTGCTTGCAGAGTTCATTTTAACGTTAGTGTTGGTGAGGTTGTTGCTCAGAGGCTTCTGGACATGGAGCCAGGAAATGCTGGAAACTATGTGATCCTTTCTAACATTTATGCTGCTGCTGGAATGTGGAAAGATGTTTTCAGAGTTAGGAACTTAATGCTGGAGAAGACAGTGACCAAGGAACCAGGGCAGAGCTGGATAATTCTTGACAAGGTTATCCACACCTTCCGCTCAAGTGATCGTTTCCATCCCAGGAAGAAAGATATAGATGCTAAGATAAAGGAGATATATGTTGATATTAAAGCAGCTGGCTTTGTTCCGGACCTGAGCTGTGTTCTGCATGATGTTGACGATGAGCAGAAAGAACGCATGCTTCTTGGTCACAGTGAGAAGCTGGCAGTGACTTTTGGACTGATGAACACCCCTCCAGGCTTGACTATCCGGGTTATGAAGAATCTTCGTATCTGTGTTGACTGCCATAATTTTGCGAAGTTTGTTTCAAAAGTCTATGGAAGGGAGATATCTCTCAGGGATAAAAATCGGTTTCATCTACTTACAGATGGAGCTTGCACTTGTGGAGACTACTGGTGA